GTTCGAATCCCGTCTCCCGCTGTGTCTCGCCTGCGGCGAGACAGCAGATAGCGTATGGCTGATGGTTTATAGTAAACAAAAATACTGAGCGCAAATGGTGTTTGTAGGGCAAGGCTTTAGCCTTGCGAAGAAATAATTGCAAACCTGAAGGTTTGCCCTACGTGTGAATAAAAAATTTATAATTGATAAAAACTAAAAAAATAAAACATGAAAGCGGTTATCCAGCGGGTTAATAAAGCGAGCGTGACGGTTGATGGCTCACGTATCGCTGAAATACAAAAAGGTCTGCTTGTGCTTTTGGGTGTCAGGAAAGGCGACACCGACGAAAAAACAAAGGAACTGGCAGACCGCTGCGCGAACTTAAGGATCTTCGAGGATGACAAAGGCAAGTTCAACCTTTCGCTAATTGATACTAAAGGCGAAGCGCTGGTTGTTTCCCAATTCACGCTTCTGGCCGATGTAGCAAAAGGCAGGAGGCCGTCATTTTCTGACGCCGAAGAACCCGAACATGCGAAAAAACTCTATGAATCCTTCAT
The sequence above is drawn from the bacterium genome and encodes:
- the dtd gene encoding D-aminoacyl-tRNA deacylase, which produces MKAVIQRVNKASVTVDGSRIAEIQKGLLVLLGVRKGDTDEKTKELADRCANLRIFEDDKGKFNLSLIDTKGEALVVSQFTLLADVAKGRRPSFSDAEEPEHAKKLYESFITYLRELGIPAKGGVFGARMLVSLDNNGPVTLILEV